The following are encoded in a window of Dama dama isolate Ldn47 chromosome 17, ASM3311817v1, whole genome shotgun sequence genomic DNA:
- the OSTC gene encoding oligosaccharyltransferase complex subunit OSTC — MESLYRVPFLVLECPNLKLKKPPWVHMPSAMTVYALVVVSYFLITGGIIYDVIVEPPSVGSVTDEHGHQRPVAFLAYRVNGQYIMEGLASSFLFTMGGLGFIILDRSNAPNIPKLNRFLLLFIGFVCVLLSFFMARVFMRMKLPGYLMG; from the exons ATGGAGAGTTTGTACCGAGTCCCGTTCTTAGTGCTCGAATGCCCGAACCTGAAGCTGAAGAAGCCGCCCTGGGTGCACATGCCGTCGGCCATGACGGTGTACGCTCTGGTGGTGGTGTCTTACTTCCTCATCACCGGAG GAATCATTTATGATGTTATTGTTGAGCCTCCAAGTGTCGGCTCCGTGACTGATGAACACGGCCATCAGAGACCAGTCGCTTTCTTAGCCTACAG agtaAATGGACAGTATATTATGGAAGGACTTGCATCCAGCTTCCTGTTTACAATGGGAGGTTTAGGTTTTATAATCCTGGACCGATCCAATGCACCAAACATCCCCAAACTCAATAGGTTTCTTCTTCTATTCATTGGATTCGTGTGTGTCCTATTGAGTTTTTTCATGGCTAGAGTATTCATGAGAATGAAACTGCC